The sequence below is a genomic window from Oscillospiraceae bacterium.
GACAGCCCCAGATAGGTTCCCCCGAGCTGCAGCGCCCGCTCCGCCGTCTGTGGCTTCCAGAAGTGGTATAAGGGCTCGATTTCAATATTCTGGTAGACACCCACCGCCAACACCGCGTCTCCCGCCTCCAGCCGCCCGTCGCGGATACCCAGTACCTCAAGATCTTTCGGGGTCAGGCCTCCGTCGTCGCCCCCCAGCTGGTTGTCGGCCAACAGGACGATGTCCCCCTGCTTGATGTTCCCCGCCGGGTGGGCCAGCTTTCCATTGAGGATGATCCCGGTAATCTCCTTGGCTTTGCGGTTGAATAGGGTAATAATCCCCGCCCGGTCCACGCCGATGATGCCCTCACCCGCAATATCCGCCACCAGCTGCAGCTGTTCCTCCACGTTCATACCGAACCCTCCCCCGCGCTTTTTTCCATCCTACCACATGTTCCGGAAAAATGGAAACCATTCTTGCCCGCGTACCGGGGGCTTTAAGGAGAAGGTCAGAGCCGTATCGGATCCTTTCCGCCGCAGGTGAGCACGGATGCTAGAGGGCGTCCACCGCCGCCTTGAGCCGGCTTAGCGCCTGCTTCAGAATGCTGCGGGGGCAGGCCAGATTCATGCGCATAAAGCCGTGGAGCCGGGGGTCGAAAGGATTTCCGCTGTTAAGGCCCAACCCCGCCTTTTCAACCATGAATCTGCTCAGCGCCCTGTCGTCCAGGCCCAGTCCGCGGCAGTCCATCCAAAGGAGATAGGTGGCATCAGGTAGACGCGCCTTGATTTTGGGGATCTCGCGCTCCAGATAGCCGCACACGTAGGTCATGCTGCCCTCAATGTAGGAGATAAGCTGTTCCAGCCACTCCTCACCACCGTTCATGGCCGCGATGGAGGCCACAAGGGAGAAGGGGTTATTCCGATGGATCTCAAGGCTGTGCCAGAACGTCTCGAACTGCTCCCTCTGGGCCTGGTTGTTAAACACCACCGTGGCCGCCTGCAGCCCCGCCAGATTGAAAGTCTTGCTCACGGCGGTGCAGGTAATTGTGTTGGCGGCAATTGCGCCCGATACCGAGGCCATGGGGGTGTGCTTATTACCGAAGAGCATCAGATCGCCGTGGATCTCGTCAGAGACCACGGGCACCTGGTACCTGAGGCACAGCTCCCCCATGGCGCGCAGCTCCTCCGGCCGCCAGGCGTGGCCCACGGGGTTTTGGGGATTGCAGAGAATAAAAAGCTTGGGTCCGGTCTTCAGCTTCTCCTCAAAGTCCGCCAAATCCAGGGTGAAGCGCCCGTCCAGCTGCTCAACCAGGCGGTTTTCCAGTACCACCCGGCCGCAGTGCTCCGCCACCTCATA
It includes:
- a CDS encoding aminotransferase, yielding MKYNFDTAVDRTENDASKYDERVKQFGTDQVIPLWVADMDFKTAQPVLDAVEAKAKQGIFGYTARRDEYFDSIARWQERRNGWRPDTTLMSFAPGVVPALAALVRQFAAEGESVLIQPPVYPEFYEVAEHCGRVVLENRLVEQLDGRFTLDLADFEEKLKTGPKLFILCNPQNPVGHAWRPEELRAMGELCLRYQVPVVSDEIHGDLMLFGNKHTPMASVSGAIAANTITCTAVSKTFNLAGLQAATVVFNNQAQREQFETFWHSLEIHRNNPFSLVASIAAMNGGEEWLEQLISYIEGSMTYVCGYLEREIPKIKARLPDATYLLWMDCRGLGLDDRALSRFMVEKAGLGLNSGNPFDPRLHGFMRMNLACPRSILKQALSRLKAAVDAL